CAGCAACTTTTAAGAACTTATCGTACAGCTCATCCAGCTCTTTTTGTTCAAGTTCGTGTCCCAGCAATTCCAGCCTGTGCTTGAGCGCAGCCCGGCCGCTTCTGGCTGTTAATACGAAGCTTGATTCGTTGACGCCTACATCTTTCGGATTAATGATTTCGTAATTCTCTCTTCTTTTCAGTACGCCATCCTGATGAATACCTGAAGAATGGGCAAAAGCGTTGCGTCCGACGATGGCTTTATTCGCCTGGACAGGCATACGCATCAGATTGGATACCAATCCGCTGATGTGGTGAATCTTTTCCGTTACAATTCCGGTGTCGATCTGAATATCCTTGTGGCATTTCAAAATCATGGCGATTTCCTCAAGAGAGGTATTGCCGGCTCTTTCACCAATACCGTTTACCGTAACTTCAACCTGGCGGGCTCCATTGAGCACACCGCTTAATGTATTGGCTGTTGCCATGCCCAAATCATTATGGCAGTGTGTGGAAAGAATGGCTTTGTCTACGTTGGATACATGTTCCATCAGGTATTTGATTTTTGCACCATAATCCGAGGGAAGGCAATAGCCCGTAGTATCAGGAATATTTACAACTGTTGCTCCTGCCTTGATCACAGCTTCAACTACCCTGGCAAGATATTCGTTTTCGGTACGCCCCGCATCTTCGGCATAGAATTCAACATCCTCCACATATCTTTTGGCATATTTCACGGCAGCAATGGCACGTTCAATTATCTCTTCAGGGTTGGATTTTAATTTATATTTGATATGATAGTAAGAGGTTCCAATGCCTGTATGTATCCTTTTTCTTTTAGCAAATTCCAGTGATTGAGCTGCCACGTCAATATCTTTTTCAACGGCGCGGGTAAGAGCGCATATTACAGGCGATTCAACGGCTTTGGAAATTTCAATGACCGACTGGAAATCCCCAGGACTCGAAATGGGAAAACCGGCTTCGATTACATCAACACCCAATTCTTCGAGGGCCTTGGCTACTTCAATTTTTTCTACAGTGTTCAACTGGCAGCCGGGGACCTGTTCTCCATCTCTTAATGTGGTATCAAAAACAAATAATTTTTGGCTCATATTTTTTCGGATTTTAAATCAAAAAAAAAGGCCATCCTCAATTGAGAATGGCCTTGAAATTATTTTATCAATATAGTTTATACCACTCTCTGCCCATGCTCCATAATAATTAGAGATAGG
The Bacteroidota bacterium DNA segment above includes these coding regions:
- a CDS encoding 2-isopropylmalate synthase, whose translation is MSQKLFVFDTTLRDGEQVPGCQLNTVEKIEVAKALEELGVDVIEAGFPISSPGDFQSVIEISKAVESPVICALTRAVEKDIDVAAQSLEFAKRKRIHTGIGTSYYHIKYKLKSNPEEIIERAIAAVKYAKRYVEDVEFYAEDAGRTENEYLARVVEAVIKAGATVVNIPDTTGYCLPSDYGAKIKYLMEHVSNVDKAILSTHCHNDLGMATANTLSGVLNGARQVEVTVNGIGERAGNTSLEEIAMILKCHKDIQIDTGIVTEKIHHISGLVSNLMRMPVQANKAIVGRNAFAHSSGIHQDGVLKRRENYEIINPKDVGVNESSFVLTARSGRAALKHRLELLGHELEQKELDELYDKFLKVADRKKEVTDEDLLALVGDKSWNEHKIKLETLQVVCGKTSVPTAYVKLNINGESVATTATGNGPVDAALTAVKNIVKKRVVLEEFLVQAITRGSNDLGKVHMQIQYKGNTYMGFAANTDIVTASVEAYLNALSKIVIN